Proteins co-encoded in one Amaranthus tricolor cultivar Red isolate AtriRed21 chromosome 7, ASM2621246v1, whole genome shotgun sequence genomic window:
- the LOC130818636 gene encoding uncharacterized protein LOC130818636 encodes MRELQRNQTSKPHNEIMGMSDKEKNQTRDSDKREPIQFHAWKISKTIRETVSWCMLFADDIVLVAETKEEVKNELEEWREVLESKGLRISLTKAEYLRCDFSGIPPNGEPEVSTGEEVVTSTAKYRYLGLIFQSSVEIVGDVTHQIQAGWLKWRVAIEVLCDRKFPSRLKGKFYRMAIRPALLYGTECWPVKKTLEHKMKVTEMRMLRWMCGHTLLDQIRNQEFRKKLGVAPISAKIG; translated from the exons ATGCGGGAACTACAGAGgaatcaaacttctaagccacacaatgaaattatGGGAATGAGTGATAAAGAGAAGAATCAGACAAGAGACAGTGATAAGAGAGAACCAATTCAGTTTCATGCTTGGAAG ATTTCTAAAACTATCAGGGAAACGGTATCGTGGTGCATGTTATTCGCTGACGATATCGTGTTGGTAGCAGAAACTAAAGAGGAAGTTAAAAATGAATTGGAAGAATGGAGGGAAGTTTTAGAAAGTAAAGGGTTACGCATAAGTCTTACGAAGGCTGAATATTTGCGATGCGACTTTAGTGGGATTCCGCCGAATGGGGAACCAGAAGTGTCCACTGGTGAAGAAGTTGTTACAAGTACGGCCAAATACAGGTATTTGGGATTGATTTTTCAGAGTAGTGTAGAGATTGTCGGAGATGTTACGCATCAAATccaagcgggttggctcaagtggagAGTAGCCATTGAGGTGTTATGTGATAGAAAGTTTCCAAGTaggttaaaaggtaaattttaccgaATGGCAATCAGGCCTGCTTTGTTGTATGGTACGgaatgttggcccgtaaagaagACTCTTGAACACAAGatgaaagttacagaaatgcgcatgttgaggtggatgtgcGGTCACACATTGTTGGATCAGAtaaggaaccaagagtttagaaaGAAACTAGGGGTCGCCCCTATCTCTGCAAAGataggttga
- the LOC130817378 gene encoding putative ETHYLENE INSENSITIVE 3-like 4 protein, with product MVKINEELMDPLSDGEMSDETGSEVEDISYADLKKRMWKDQMRMKMFKAERQAAQTEAEAAVDELTGSSSSTSTVATREEKSRRKKMLRSQDAILKYMVKIMEVCNAQGFVYGIIPEKGKPVTGSSDSLREWWKESVKFDQNAPQALQQLIPVITAAVEKEKLSFLYMLQELQDTTLGSLLSALMPHCIPPQRRFPLERGLPPPWWPTGKEAWWGQQGAVAVEQGTPPYRKPHELKKSWKVSVLSAVIKHMSPDLQRMMRLVRKSKCLQGKMTAKDTLSWSKVIDQEALLELTNRCVHIKDRDRDSDRKGDAQADELAIGGTISCHSSIGESSEHLSNKRKSDTFDQEKIYARGNFGWPQNEMDCYYVPHSNSAEFESAYAHHATDFAGYNYFSHRAASLPNLQMADISMECNDVNRLPWSWNDHDQVGGGGSEVMHSLAIGAQHETYDQCAPQVYDGAGNQTQYWGSDATQMGFDAGSQLHRENMEFHHFRLDEDLNKQAEAATAATSIWDLQYQES from the coding sequence ATGGTGAAAATAAATGAGGAGCTTATGGATCCTTTGAGTGACGGAGAAATGTCGGATGAGACTGGGAGTGAAGTAGAAGACATCAGTTATGCCGATCTTAAGAAGCGAATGTGGAAGGATCAAATGCGTATGAAGATGTTCAAAGCCGAAAGACAAGCTGCACAGACAGAGGCAGAGGCTGCAGTCGATGAGTTGACAGGCTCGAGCAGCTCGACTTCAACTGTAGCAACCCGAGAAGAAAAATCGAGGCGAAAAAAGATGTTGAGATCGCAAGATGCCATCTTAAAGTATATGGTGAAGATCATGGAAGTTTGTAACGCGCAAGGTTTTGTGTATGGAATCATACCCGAAAAAGGGAAGCCCGTGACAGGATCTTCTGATAGTCTTAGGGAATGGTGGAAGGAGTCTGTTAAGTTCGATCAGAACGCTCCTCAAGCACTGCAGCAGCTGATACCTGTGATCACTGCTGCAGTCGAGAAGGAGAAACTGTCTTTTTTGTATATGTTACAAGAGCTTCAAGATACTACTTTAGGGTCTTTGTTATCTGCGCTTATGCCACACTGTATCCCGCCTCAAAGGCGGTTTCCACTTGAGAGAGGCTTGCCTCCCCCGTGGTGGCCCACGGGAAAGGAGGCTTGGTGGGGCCAACAAGGGGCGGTCGCAGTGGAGCAAGGCACACCGCCTTATAGGAAACCTCATGAACTTAAGAAGTCTTGGAAGGTGAGTGTGTTATCTGCAGTGATCAAGCATATGTCCCCTGATTTGCAGCGTATGATGCGACTCGTCAGGAAGTCTAAGTGCCTTCAGGGTAAGATGACGGCTAAGGATACATTGAGCTGGTCGAAGGTTATTGATCAAGAGGCTCTCCTTGAGCTTACGAATCGATGTGTACACATAAAAGATAGAGACCGAGATAGTGATAGAAAAGGCGATGCTCAGGCAGATGAACTAGCCATTGGGGGTACGATAAGCTGCCATTCGAGTATAGGGGAAAGTAGTGAACATCTTTCGAATAAGAGGAAGTCCGATACGTTTGATCAAGAAAAGATATATGCTCGCGGGAATTTCGGGTGGCCACAAAATGAAATGGACTGCTATTATGTTCCACATAGTAATAGTGCAGAATTTGAGAGTGCATATGCACATCATGCTACAGATTTTGCCGGGTACAACTACTTTTCACACCGCGCTGCATCCTTACCGAATCTTCAAATGGCGGATATAAGTATGGAGTGCAATGATGTAAACCGTCTTCCTTGGAGTTGGAACGATCATGATCAAGTGGGTGGGGGAGGATCGGAAGTAATGCATAGTCTCGCGATAGGTGCACAACATGAGACATACGACCAGTGTGCGCCACAGGTGTACGATGGAGCGGGAAATCAGACACAATACTGGGGATCTGATGCTACACAAATGGGTTTTGATGCAGGGTCTCAACTTCATAGGGAGAACATGGAGTTTCATCATTTTCGGCTTGATGAAGACTTGAACAAACAAGCAGAAGCAGCAACAGCTGCCACTTCTATTTGGGATTTGCAGTATCAGGAATCCTGA
- the LOC130817374 gene encoding uncharacterized protein LOC130817374, with protein sequence MKEPLNPAEPIGQNIIKLISNVCFSVFVFAVLIITVIAITYQPPDPWLQSAPALTKLFTQVENSTFKDDSSVLKTGEDLVLSPALAPSVSNPITEIGITTFEKNLTLNSTLSPSVCAEDLTVVNCSDPRVLIAIERFNLRRFKSIVFLEYAKPVNGSKSNECDVAWKFRNRKEKSWRKYRDFRRFRIGVGDDCAYKVVGANGWHSGVNARRPRPMRMNGNNRNPKVVAASFRDNEINDTIPKISSDNAFRRGRYLYYSRGGDYCKGMNHYVWSFLCALGEARYLNRTFVMDMSVCLASQYNPSGKDEEGKDFRFYFDFEHLKEEASIVEEREFLRDWKRWDKTHKRKIPVRKVMSYKTTPMQLKKEKSSIIWRHFDAPEPDNYWYRVCEGQAANYIQRPWHKLWKSKRLMNIVSEISGKMDWDFDAVHVVRGEKAQNKQLWPHLDADTSPEAIVSKLQGVIQPWRNLYIATNEPFYNYFDKLRSHYKVHLLDDYKELWGNTSDWYNETTALNGGRPVDFDGYMRVEVDTEVFFRAKTRVETFYNLTSDCKDGINTC encoded by the coding sequence ATGAAGGAACCTCTAAATCCAGCAGAACCAATTGGGCAAAACATAATCAAACTAATTAGTAATGTATGTTTTTCTGTCTTTGTATTTGCCGTTTTAATCATCACTGTTATTGCAATCACATACCAACCTCCAGATCCATGGCTGCAATCTGCTCCTGCTCTTACTAAGCTTTTTACCCAGGTAGAAAATTCTACTTTTAAAGATGATTCTTCTGTTCTTAAAACTGGTGAGGATTTAGTTTTATCCCCTGCACTTGCTCCTTCTGTTTCTAACCCTATTACTGAAATTGGGATTACCACTTTTGAGAAGAATCTTACTCTAAATTCAACCCTTAGCCCATCTGTTTGTGCTGAGGATCTTACTGTCGTTAATTGTTCGGATCCTCGAGTTTTGATTGCTATTGAGCGTTTTAATTTGAGGCGTTTTAAGTCCATTGTGTTCTTGGAGTATGCTAAACCTGTTAATGGGTCTAAATCTAATGAATGTGATGTAGCTTGGAAGTTTAGGAATAGGAAGGAGAAATCTTGGAGGAAATACAGGGATTTTCGTCGTTTTAGGATTGGGGTTGGGGATGATTGTGCTTATAAGGTTGTTGGTGCTAATGGGTGGCATTCTGGTGTAAATGCTAGACGCCCTAGGCCGATGCGTATGAATGGGAACAATCGAAATCCAAAGGTTGTCGCTGCTTCGTTTCGTGATAATGAGATTAATGATACTATACCCAAGATTAGTTCTGATAATGCTTTTAGGAGAGGGAGGTACTTGTATTATTCGCGCGGTGGGGATTATTGTAAAGGGATGAATCATTATGTGTGGAGTTTCTTGTGTGCCTTAGGGGAAGCGCGGTATTTGAACCGGACTTTTGTGATGGATATGAGTGTTTGTTTGGCGTCACAGTATAACCCTAGTGGCAAGGATGAGGAGGGTAAGGATTTTAGGTTTTATTTCGACTTTGAGCATTTAAAAGAGGAGGCTTCGATTGTGGAGGAGCGAGAATTCCTTCGGGATTGGAAAAGATGGGACAAAACCCATAAGAGGAAGATTCCGGTGAGGAAGGTTATGAGCTATAAGACCACACCGATGCAACTAAAGAAGGAAAAAAGCAGCATTATTTGGAGGCATTTTGATGCTCCTGAACCCGATAATTATTGGTACCGGGTGTGTGAAGGACAAGCGGCAAATTACATTCAAAGACCATGGCATAAACTTTGGAAATCGAAGAGACTTATGAATATAGTTTCGGAAATTAGTGGGAAAATGGATTGGGATTTTGATGCGGTACATGTGGTTCGAGGAGAAAAGGCGCAGAACAAGCAACTCTGGCCCCACCTGGATGCGGATACATCTCCCGAAGCTATTGTCTCAAAGCTTCAAGGCGTAATACAGCCTTGGAGAAACTTGTATATTGCCACGAACGAGCCTTTCTATAACTATTTCGATAAATTGAGGTCGCACTATAAGGTGCATCTGTTGGATGATTATAAGGAGTTGTGGGGAAACACAAGTGATTGGTATAATGAGACTACTGCTTTGAATGGTGGTCGACCAGTCGATTTTGATGGATATATGAGAGTTGAAGTAGATACCGAAGTTTTTTTCAGAGCGAAGACACGGGTAGAAACGTTCTACAACTTGACTAGTGACTGCAAGGATGGCATCAATACATGTTGA
- the LOC130817377 gene encoding protochlorophyllide-dependent translocon component 52, chloroplastic-like, whose product MANLTMLSTRIPKLKPTTSEKLPFTTKISTFYPFSSNHQYNNVIITHKPNTTNNFTPKSAVSSIEESIGTSNESEDEEGKEKFDWYKQWYPVMPLCDLDKRKPTGKKVIGIDIVVWWDMNKSEWKVFDDMCPHRLAPLSEGRIDQRGRLQCVYHGWCFNGSGQCKLIPQAPPDGPPVHTSKKACVSVYPSTVQNGILWFWANSDPEFKDILQKKKPPFMPALDDPSYSALISSREINYGYEALVENLMDPAHVGYAHYGILTKKTPKNKPVKGVDREGGRPLNLRIQDMDINGFSTIQEWGSGKFFAPCVYYVYPQSSAIDSANDNGNGSGSVSSVDSKAQVSTRKIPILVFICIPVSPGKSRLIWSFPRNFAVWLDKIIPKWVFHLNQNLVLDSDLYLLHVQERNIMEAGPTNWHKVCYVPTKADAILSGYRRWLNKYSNGGVNWGSKFNGGALPPTPLREELLDRYWTHTVNCSSCNAAYKGLNIAEITLQVISFGLIGVLALTKQGTMNTIQRSALFSVAILCFLASKWLSKFIYKNFHFHDYNHALI is encoded by the exons ATGGCTAATCTCACCATGTTATCAACAAGAATACCAAAACTGAAACCCACAACTTCTGAAAAACTACCATTTACAACCAAAATCAGCACTTTTTATCCCTTTTCATCTAATCACCAATACAACAATGTAATCATTACCCATAAACCTAATACAACTAACAATTTCACCCCAAAATCTGCTGTTTCTTCCATTGAAGAAAGCATTGGAACATCAAACGAATCAGAAGATGAAGAGGGAAAAGAGAAGTTTGATTGGTATAAACAGTGGTATCCAGTGATGCCATTGTGTGATTTAGATAAAAGAAAGCCAACTGGTAAAAAGGTTATTGGTATTGATATTGTGGTTTGGTGGGATATGAATAAATCTGAATGGaaagtgtttgatgatatgTGTCCTCATCGTTTGGCTCCTTTGTCCGAGGGTAGGATTGATCAGCGGGGAAGGCTTCAATGTGTTTATCATGGGTGGTGTTTTAATGGTTCTGGTCAGTGTAAACTTATTCCTCAAGCTCCTCCTGATGGCCCTCCG GTGCACACATCAAAGAAAGCTTGTGTATCCGTATATCCAAGTACTGTGCAGAATGGTATTCTTTGGTTTTGGGCTAATTCAGACCCTGAATTCAAGGATATTCTTCAGAAGAAAAAACCTCCCTTCATGCCTGCACTTGATGATCCATCATACTCCGCTCTAATTTCAAGTAGAGAAATCAATTATGG CTATGAAGCTCTTGTTGAGAATCTTATGGACCCAGCTCATGTAGGTTATGCTCACTATGGTATACTAACTAAAAAAACTCCCAAAAACAAGCCAGTCAAAGGTGTTGATAGAGAAGGTGGAAGGCCTCTTAACTTGAGAATACAAGATATGGACATCAATGGATTTTCTACAATCCAAGAGTGGGGTTCCGGAAAGTTCTTCGCACCGTGTGTCTACTATGTTTACCCACAATCTTCAGCCATCGACAGCGCAAATGACAATGGCAATGGCAGTGGATCGGTCTCATCAGTTGACAGTAAG GCACAAGTTTCTACTCGGAAAATACCTATTCTGGTATTCATCTGTATTCCAGTGAGTCCAGGAAAAAGCAGATTAATATGGTCTTTTCCCAGAAATTTTGCTGTTTGGTTAGACAAAATTATTCCCAAATGGGTGTTCCATCTGAATCAGAATTTGGTTCTAGATTCTGATCTTTATCTTCTTCATGTTCAG GAACGAAACATAATGGAGGCCGGGCCAACTAATTGGCATAAGGTTTGTTATGTGCCTACAAAGGCGGATGCTATTCTTTCTGGGTACAGAAGGTGGTTGAACAAATACTCGAATGGCGGAGTAAACTGGGGTTCCAAGTTCAATGGAGGCGCTCTTCCCCCAACCCCTTTACGCGAAGAGCTCCTGGATAG GTACTGGACTCATACAGTGAACTGTTCCAGCTGCAATGCTGCATATAAAGGACTTAACATAGCTGAGATCACGCTTCAGGTGATTTCTTTTGGTTTGATCGGGGTGCTTGCTCTAACCAAGCAAGGAACGATGAATACTATCCAACGGTCTGCCTTATTCTCGGTGGCCATACTGTGCTTTTTAGCCTCAAAATGGCTGTCTAAATTCATTTACAAAAATTTTCACTTTCATGATTATAACCATGCGCTAATATAG